The Spirochaetae bacterium HGW-Spirochaetae-1 sequence ATTTTAATTGCATTTTAGGTCACATCCATTCCTATTAATTTTATTTCAGGAATATTAGCAATATTAAAGGGATATGGAGAATGCTAACTGATAATGAATTGAACCGCTACAAGCGACAAATGGGTATCAATACCTGGGGACGTGACGGCCAGGAGAAACTAAAGAGTTCCAAGGTATTCGTAGCAGGAACAGGGGGGCTTGGCGGACCGGTTCTATATTATCTAGCTTCGGCAGGCATCGGCAGGCTTTGTTTTTGTGATTATGATATCATTGACATTTCAAACCTGAACAGGCAAATACTGCACAAAACAGACCGCCTGGGTCTTTATAAAACCGAATCGGCTTTTCAAACTCTGCATGATATTAATCCTGAGATAGAATTGATTCCTCTGCAAAAAAAAATAACGACTGGAAATGTCCACTCCCTGGTTGGCGAAGCGGATATAATCGTTGATTGCCTCGATAACTTTAATACGCGACAAATCCTGAACAGGTTTGCCGTTGAGAATAATATTCCCCTTGTCCATGGCGGCATTGCTGAATTTCAGGGGCAGCTGACTTTCATATCCCCTCCTGAAACAGCCTGCCTTGCCTGTTTCCTCCCGGAAAAGGATGACAAAAAAAAACCCAATGTCATTGGCGCAACAGCCGGAATAGTAGGATCTATGCAGGCACTGGAGGTTATAAAATACATTACGGGCCATGGCACATTGCTTAAAAATAAACTCTTGTTCTGGGATGGGCTTGATTCATCTATTGAAACCATGCAGCTCACAAAAAATCCACGATGTAAAGTCTGTGGGTAAAATATTTTTCATAAGGAGAAATGTATGTCGATAAAAATTAAATTAATTGGATTGGGACTTGTTGTTGTTCTTGTTGCATCAGCATTTATTTATTTCCGGTATTTTTTTACATATGAACAGAGAAATATGTTCCAGAGAAAGATCGAAACAGTAACCGGGCAAAATCTCTCCATAACCATTTTCGGTTTTGATGGAAGGATTATTCAGAAATGGACGGGTGTTCAGAAAATCACTTCAAGTAAGCCGGGAAACAATTATACCTATTTTTACACGAGAGAAAATAAATATGTCCAGATTCCCAATTCAGTATGGTATATAGCTGAAGAGGAGTGATGTGCTGAATATCGGAATTGCTTCCCTGCCCGGGATTGGCCCCAAAAAATCACAGATACTTAGAACCGATGCGGGAATTGAGACCGTTGAAGATCTAATTTACTATATTCCCCGCAGGTATGTGGATCGTTCATCCTTTAAGGCAATTAAAGACTGTTTCGTGAATGAAATTGTAACAGTTTCAGGGGAAATCATCGACATCAAGGTTGCAGGACATAGGAAAAAATTTCTTGAAGTCTCAATCGATGATGGAACGGATTTATTGAAAGGTATTTTTTTCGGCGGCATGCAGTACTTCCAAAAGATTTTTTCAACGGGAGATCATGTTCTGTTTTCCGGAAAAATCAATTTTTTTAAATACAAACAGATCGTTCATCCCGATTTCGATATCCTTGATTATTCATCCGGTTCCAAAGGGATTAATACGGGAAGAATTGTACCCCTCTATCCTTCCACCGAAGCATTGAAGAGTGTCGGACTGGACTCACGTGGATTCAGGAGAATAATAAAAAACGCCCTTGATATTCACGCCCACTTAATCCGGGAAAACCTCTCGTCGGAAATTATTCAGAGGAATAATCTTCTCGATCTCGGAGAAGCGTTGCAGACCATTCATTTTCCCGATTCATTTCAGCAAGCCGAGGCTGCCAGGAAAAGACTGGCATTTAATGAATTATTTTTCCTGTTATTCTATCTTTCACTATCCAAAGAATACATTAAAGCCCACTATGAAGGAACCCATTATATTACCAAAAGAGGGCTCAGCGATGATTTTATAACAAGCCTGCCCTTCCCGCTTACCGGTGATCAACTGAAGTGCATTGAGGAGATCCGGAATGATATGCTATCCCCTTATCCGATGAACAGGCTGCTTCAGGGGGATGTGGGATCAGGAAAAACGGTTGTAGCCCTGGCCGTGTCACTTCTTTCCGTTGAGGCCCAATGCCAGGTCGCCTTTATGGCCCCGACAGAGGTCCTGGCGCTTCAGCATTTCCAGACAATCGTGAAACTGGTCCCCGAACATGTACGGTGCGCCCTTCTGTCGGGCAGTCTGGGTCTGTCGGAAAAACGGACCCTCTATGAAAAGCTTGAGAACGGCAGCATTGATATTGTCATAGGCACCCATGCGCTGATACAGGAATCCGTTGCTTTTAAAAATCTAAGACTGATAATCATCGATGAGCAGCACCGTTTCGGTGTCCACCAGAGAGCCCTGCTCAGGCGAAAGGGGAATGATGCTCATCTGCTTATTATGACGGCCACACCGATCCCCCGGTCATTATCAATGACGCTCTTCGGAGACCTGGATTTCTCATCGATACGAACAAAACCGGCAAACCGTATTCCAATTAAAACCCTGGCATTTCCCGAGTCGCGTCTGCCATCAGTGTATAATTCTCTCAAAAAGTATATGGATCAGTCCAGGCAGATTTACTATGTTCTGCCCCTTATTGAAGAATCCGAAAAAATTGATCTGAAATCAGCACAGGAAGTTTTCAATCTTCTATCGCAAAAAATATTCCCGGATAAAACGATCTCCCTTCTTCACGGAAAAATGAAGTCTGCCGAGAAGGAACGGATTATGAACTCCTTCAGGGAGGGAAAGATCGATTTACTCGTTTCCACTACGGTAATTGAAGTCGGCATCGATGTTCCCAATGCCAGTGTTATGGTGATAGAACACGCTGAAAGATTCGGCCTCTCCCAACTGCACCAGTTGCGCGGAAGAGTCGGCAGAGGCGATCACCAATCCTTCTGTGTTCTCGTGTATCCCGATGATGTACCCGCTGAAAGTAAAAAACGGATTGATATTATGACTGAAACCGATGATGGATTCATCATTGCGGAAGAGGATCTTAAGCTTCGGGGAGCTGGACATATAACCGGCATTAAGCAGCATGGACATGATGCCGATTTTGAGTTCACGGATTTGATCAATGATATGGAAATAATTACTCATGCCAGGGTGGAAGTGCAGAGAGAAATGCAGAATATTCAGGACGTTGATAAAACACTGAACGCTATCAAACAAAACAGTTACGAACGGATACTGGACGGCATAAGGAAAAAGAGGATTCTTGAAATACTTTCTTAAGAAAACATTTTATTTTCTTAAACAATTATGATTCTTTCTTACCGTACTGGATCAGTGGTCGATGCTGAGATTGCCTAAAAATCTTCTATACACACATTTCTGTGAAGAAGTAAACCACATATCACCCTTCTTTTTTAAAAGTTCTGCAGGCGTAATATGACGGTCATTTCCTGCTTTGATATTAACCTGATCCATTGCCTGGTTAAATTTCTTTTTTTGTTCAAGGTATCGGTTCTGGATTGTCTGCCTGATTGACTTGTAAAGGGTCATACTGTCAAAATCAAGCTGAAGAGTGTTGACATTTTCTTCATACCAGTTGAGAATCTTCTGCTTCAGATATTCATGAGGGATAAATTTTTTCGCTCGTCTGTCAGGCAGATAATAATAGCAATCTCCGATATGCTTCTCTTGAATATACGTTTGCAAAATATTGTGGATGGTTTCAGGTCCACAATGATAGAGAAGAAGGTGTTTATTCTCACCGGTTTCGAAAAAAGAAACCACATCTTCCATTTCCTTGATTATTATGCGATCAATGAAATCGGAGTATGTATCAAGAATACCGTACTTCTTTTTCATAAAAATAATCATTGTTCTTTTAAGTTCTTCATCAAGCACGCTTGCTTCCAGGGGCTCCTGTATGAAGAAAAATGATCTGGATAATTTTTCCATATCCTGATCAAGATTTTCAAGGGATATGTCCATGATATAGGGAGCGCCGGTATTCCAGGGCTGGGTGCCCCTGACGCTGAAGGTCATTGTGTTATAAAGTCCGGGCTGAATCGGATTTTCCCTGTTCTCCTCTCCGCCGGATATGGCCGATGCCTGGTTGTCAGGCGAATCCAGTGCGGGGGAATCATCCTCTGCCACATCAAATTCATCTCCGTCTTTTTCATCGGCTGCGGTACTATCATTATCAGGAGGGGCCTCATCAGCATCGGCTAAATCCCCGAGGCCCCTGTATTCACCGTCATCTATATCTGAAAGTAAATCATCGATATCTTTCATCATCCGTCCTTTTTACGTAACGTAAAAGGGTTAAGCAATAGCATATCACTCTTCTTTTTGATCCGACGGCGTTACGAGATCAATCTTTTTCCCGTTGGAAACGGGCGGAAGTTTTTCTCCTTTCATTACCAACTTTATTTCTTCCGAATCGAGAGTTTCCCGTTCGATGAGATACTCGGCCATTTCTTTAAACGCCGTCATGTTCTGCTCAATCATTTCTTTGGCCTCGGCGCGGTTTTTTTCTATTATGGTTTTTACCTCTTCGTCAATTGCCGCGGCAGTGCCTTCACTATAATCACGGTGCTGGGAAATCTCCCGTCCGAGAAATATCTGCTCGTTCTTTTTTCCGAATGTAAGGGGACCCATCTTTTTGCTCATGCCCCATTCACAGACCATTCTTCTCGCAATATCCGAGGCTCGTTCAATGTCATTGGATGAGCCCGTGCTGACTTCTCCAAATATCAGTTCTTCCGCTATATGACCGCCGAAGAGGTGTTTTATCTGGTTAAGCCAGTATGATTGCGTATGTATATGCCTGTCTTCTTCGGGAAGAGACATGGTGAGTCCCAGGGCTCTTCCACGGGGAATGATCGTCACCTTGTGAACAGGATCCGTACCAGTCAGCATTCCAAGGATGGTGTGCCCCGCTTCATGATAGGCGATTACCTTCTTTTCCCTTTCATTAATGAGCATGGATCTCCTTTCGGGCCCCATAAGGACTTTATCCTTTGCCTCTTCCATCTCTTCCTTGTTCACACGCTTTTTATTTTTACGTGCTGCCAGGAGAGCGGCTTCATTTACCAGGTTGGCCAGATCTGCACCGGTAAACCCCGGCGTGCCTCGTGCGATTATCTTGAGGTCGACCTCTTTTGAAAGGGGTATTTTCTTTGTGTGAACAGCAAGGATTTTTTCCCTGCCTTTTACGTCGGGATTGTCAACAACAACCTGACGGTCAAAGCGGCCGGGACGCATCAGGGCCGGATCGAGTACATCGGGTCTGTTAGTTGCTGCAACGATTATTACACCTTCATTTGTTTCAAAGCCGTCCATTTCAACCAGGAGCTGATTGAGGGTCTGTTCACGCTCATCGTGACCGCCGCCAAGCCCTGCTCCGCGCAGCCTTCCCACGGCGTCAATTTCGTCGATGAATATGATGCAGGGAGCACTCTGCTTCCCCTGGTCAAAGAGATCGCGCACCCGTGAAGCTCCCACACCGACAAACATCTCAACAAAATCCGAGCCGCTGATTGAGAAGAAGGGAACACCGGCCTCACCGGCTATTGCTTTAGCAAGAAGAGTTTTTCCTGTCCCCGGAGGGCCCATGAGCAGAACGCCCGTAGGTATTTTAGCGCCGATATTAATGAATTTTTTGGGCTCTTTCAGAAATTCGATTATTTCCTGAAGCTCAACTTTGGCCTCATCAACGCCGGCAACATCATCGAATGTTACTTTTGTCTTCATTTCAGGATTCAACTTGGCCTTGCTTTTACCGAAAGAGAGAGCCTTATTTCCCGTGGACTGTATTTGCCTGATCATGAGAAACCAGATGAATCCGAAAAACAAAAGCCAGGGAAGAAAATTCAGAATTCCTTTCAGCCAGAAATTATCGTCGTCATCCTTGCCTTCCACAACGACATTGTTGCTCAGCAGGGTTTTAATGAGATTGGAATCTTCATAGGGGATTGATGTTTCAAAGTCATGTTTTTCAGTGCGTGAGCCGAATCCACGCGATTCGGGCTTTTCAGTTTTTATGGCGGTTTCTCGATAATATCCTATAATTTTCCGATTATTTTCAATAGTGATTTTACCAACTTCCTTATTCTCGACTTTTTTTATGAAGTCGCTGTAATTGATAAATTTATTTGTTTTTCCCGACTGGTTGACCTGGAATATGGCCAGTATAAGCATTCCAATCAACAGGAAAAGTGCAATCTGTTTTACAGTCTTGTTCATTATATTCTCCTAATGTGTACTCTCGTTTAAACCGGAGGGGAGCTGACAGGCGTGATTTCGAGTCGTAACTGTCAATATCATGTTACATTTTGCGAATAACAAGGATTTTATTTGAACCATCATTGATCATATGGTCAATGGAAATCCGGTTTTGAAATCCTGTGGTAAAACCTGTCATTACAGCGGCAATATGCGCGCCAAATATGAGTAAAGGGACACAATTCTTGCTTTCATTGTCAAGCTTCTTTTCAATAAAGAGTTCTTTAATTTTTTTTGTTCCCGATCCCAGATGTATCCTGTCGCCCTTTCTCCTGTTCCTGATATAGAATGTAGTGTCGTCGCTGCTAATTGTTACAAAAATATGGTTTTTGTCCAACCTGTTTTCTTCGAAATAGTCAAAATCCGAAAAAAATATCTCAACCTCAATTCCCGCTTCGGGAATCCCCAGTGTCCTGCAACCCGTTTCATCAATTTCCACGGGGTAGATCCATTGCTGTGATGAAGATAACGACTGTCCGGCTTTTTCAATCCTGATGAGTTTTCCCGCTTCACCGGGAAATTTTCTCATACGTATATCTCCGGTTTTATACAGGATCATATGCGATTTCCCCGTATTGTACTTCTTCCATATTTCATTCAGCATTCCCGAATTGACATAGGGGCCTGCATGACGTCTTATGACAGATGACAGCACATGGTTGAACAGAACCCGGTCGTCGTCAATTTTATACGTCGACAGGGTTATGCCTTCATTATCCTGCTCCACGAGCTGACCGTAATTTTCAGCAATGAGCCTGTCGGTAAGTCTGATCTGCTCCCCGGCCTGCCTGCTCA is a genomic window containing:
- a CDS encoding adenylyltransferase; this translates as MLTDNELNRYKRQMGINTWGRDGQEKLKSSKVFVAGTGGLGGPVLYYLASAGIGRLCFCDYDIIDISNLNRQILHKTDRLGLYKTESAFQTLHDINPEIELIPLQKKITTGNVHSLVGEADIIVDCLDNFNTRQILNRFAVENNIPLVHGGIAEFQGQLTFISPPETACLACFLPEKDDKKKPNVIGATAGIVGSMQALEVIKYITGHGTLLKNKLLFWDGLDSSIETMQLTKNPRCKVCG
- a CDS encoding DNA helicase RecG, encoding MKRSDVLNIGIASLPGIGPKKSQILRTDAGIETVEDLIYYIPRRYVDRSSFKAIKDCFVNEIVTVSGEIIDIKVAGHRKKFLEVSIDDGTDLLKGIFFGGMQYFQKIFSTGDHVLFSGKINFFKYKQIVHPDFDILDYSSGSKGINTGRIVPLYPSTEALKSVGLDSRGFRRIIKNALDIHAHLIRENLSSEIIQRNNLLDLGEALQTIHFPDSFQQAEAARKRLAFNELFFLLFYLSLSKEYIKAHYEGTHYITKRGLSDDFITSLPFPLTGDQLKCIEEIRNDMLSPYPMNRLLQGDVGSGKTVVALAVSLLSVEAQCQVAFMAPTEVLALQHFQTIVKLVPEHVRCALLSGSLGLSEKRTLYEKLENGSIDIVIGTHALIQESVAFKNLRLIIIDEQHRFGVHQRALLRRKGNDAHLLIMTATPIPRSLSMTLFGDLDFSSIRTKPANRIPIKTLAFPESRLPSVYNSLKKYMDQSRQIYYVLPLIEESEKIDLKSAQEVFNLLSQKIFPDKTISLLHGKMKSAEKERIMNSFREGKIDLLVSTTVIEVGIDVPNASVMVIEHAERFGLSQLHQLRGRVGRGDHQSFCVLVYPDDVPAESKKRIDIMTETDDGFIIAEEDLKLRGAGHITGIKQHGHDADFEFTDLINDMEIITHARVEVQREMQNIQDVDKTLNAIKQNSYERILDGIRKKRILEILS
- a CDS encoding cell division protein FtsH — translated: MNKTVKQIALFLLIGMLILAIFQVNQSGKTNKFINYSDFIKKVENKEVGKITIENNRKIIGYYRETAIKTEKPESRGFGSRTEKHDFETSIPYEDSNLIKTLLSNNVVVEGKDDDDNFWLKGILNFLPWLLFFGFIWFLMIRQIQSTGNKALSFGKSKAKLNPEMKTKVTFDDVAGVDEAKVELQEIIEFLKEPKKFINIGAKIPTGVLLMGPPGTGKTLLAKAIAGEAGVPFFSISGSDFVEMFVGVGASRVRDLFDQGKQSAPCIIFIDEIDAVGRLRGAGLGGGHDEREQTLNQLLVEMDGFETNEGVIIVAATNRPDVLDPALMRPGRFDRQVVVDNPDVKGREKILAVHTKKIPLSKEVDLKIIARGTPGFTGADLANLVNEAALLAARKNKKRVNKEEMEEAKDKVLMGPERRSMLINEREKKVIAYHEAGHTILGMLTGTDPVHKVTIIPRGRALGLTMSLPEEDRHIHTQSYWLNQIKHLFGGHIAEELIFGEVSTGSSNDIERASDIARRMVCEWGMSKKMGPLTFGKKNEQIFLGREISQHRDYSEGTAAAIDEEVKTIIEKNRAEAKEMIEQNMTAFKEMAEYLIERETLDSEEIKLVMKGEKLPPVSNGKKIDLVTPSDQKEE
- the tilS gene encoding tRNA lysidine(34) synthetase TilS, coding for MHDIIKKVINFVEGEHLLASGDRVLLSCSAGKDSMAMLHLMAGLRDILDVELGIFHLNHLMRGEASDFDEKFLEERARFYKIPFMPERFDFKKRRDPGYSFEEQARKIRYALAQQTADRYHYTKIATAHSKNDNAETLMMRILSGTGIHGLQGIHASRDMIIRPLLTISSEDIVRYLEENGLSWRDDDSNADNGYLRNHMRNVILPVIRERYPAFLDSLHTMSRQAGEQIRLTDRLIAENYGQLVEQDNEGITLSTYKIDDDRVLFNHVLSSVIRRHAGPYVNSGMLNEIWKKYNTGKSHMILYKTGDIRMRKFPGEAGKLIRIEKAGQSLSSSQQWIYPVEIDETGCRTLGIPEAGIEVEIFFSDFDYFEENRLDKNHIFVTISSDDTTFYIRNRRKGDRIHLGSGTKKIKELFIEKKLDNESKNCVPLLIFGAHIAAVMTGFTTGFQNRISIDHMINDGSNKILVIRKM